The following proteins come from a genomic window of Maribacter sp. HTCC2170:
- a CDS encoding alpha-L-fucosidase — MGKYSLLFCFSLFMFGVAMAQTNENNQRLDWFEDAKLGVFIHWGYYGVNGITESWSLYHKRIAYDDYMAQGKKFTAANYDPNKWAQLFKKIGADYVVMTTKHHDGVALWDTKLSHLNVLDKTPAKRDLVAPYVDALRANGLKVGLYYSLCDWSHPDYDVVFPRPNTKKNYPQKGQKKMDAWERFVLFNQGQMRELSSQFNPDLYWFDGDWEKSAEQWRSKALKDSLLKWNPNVIVNSRLNQYGDYKTPEQGVPVVRPEGPWEFCMTMNDNWGYYPSDTNYKPISQIVRTFVEVISKGGNMLLNIGPKPDGTIAAEQLERLETLGTWINKHKTAVKETTAGLPYGHFFGPTLLSKDKKKIYLCLFDEPKNFIQLKGIQNKVTGIKVLGSDEELTSVRNGGAAWNNIPGILRISLPKNENLDKYVTIVEVSLEDELVLYRGHGNAVELNN; from the coding sequence ATGGGAAAATATAGTTTGTTGTTTTGTTTTAGCCTTTTCATGTTTGGTGTTGCAATGGCGCAAACGAATGAAAATAATCAGCGACTGGATTGGTTCGAAGATGCAAAATTGGGTGTATTTATCCATTGGGGATATTATGGGGTGAACGGCATTACAGAATCTTGGTCTCTTTATCATAAGCGGATAGCCTATGATGATTATATGGCACAGGGTAAAAAGTTTACAGCCGCCAACTATGACCCAAACAAATGGGCACAATTATTTAAAAAAATAGGAGCTGATTACGTTGTGATGACAACCAAGCATCATGATGGAGTGGCCTTGTGGGATACAAAATTGAGCCATCTGAATGTGTTGGACAAAACTCCCGCAAAACGCGATCTTGTTGCACCTTATGTTGATGCATTGAGGGCAAACGGACTTAAAGTGGGATTATATTATTCTTTGTGCGATTGGTCACATCCTGATTATGATGTTGTTTTTCCCAGACCGAATACAAAGAAGAATTATCCGCAAAAAGGGCAAAAAAAGATGGATGCCTGGGAGCGGTTTGTCTTGTTCAACCAAGGGCAGATGAGGGAGTTGAGTTCTCAATTCAACCCGGATTTGTATTGGTTTGATGGAGATTGGGAAAAGTCTGCGGAACAATGGCGTTCTAAAGCGTTAAAAGATTCATTGTTAAAGTGGAATCCAAACGTAATCGTAAATTCGAGATTGAATCAATATGGGGATTATAAAACCCCAGAACAAGGTGTTCCAGTTGTTAGACCAGAGGGCCCTTGGGAGTTTTGCATGACCATGAACGACAATTGGGGGTATTATCCATCAGACACCAATTATAAGCCCATTTCGCAAATCGTGAGAACATTTGTTGAGGTAATTTCAAAAGGTGGGAATATGCTTCTTAATATTGGTCCAAAACCGGATGGCACCATTGCCGCGGAGCAACTGGAGCGCTTAGAAACTTTGGGTACATGGATAAATAAACATAAGACTGCTGTTAAAGAAACCACAGCTGGACTACCGTATGGTCATTTTTTTGGGCCTACTTTGCTTTCCAAGGATAAAAAGAAAATATACCTCTGCTTGTTCGATGAGCCAAAGAACTTCATTCAATTAAAGGGAATTCAGAATAAAGTAACCGGTATCAAAGTTCTTGGTTCAGATGAGGAATTGACATCGGTTAGAAATGGAGGCGCAGCCTGGAACAACATCCCAGGAATCCTTAGAATATCTCTCCCAAAAAATGAGAACTTGGACAAATACGTAACAATCGTTGAGGTTTCCCTTGAAGATGAATTGGTATTGTACAGAGGCCATGGCAATGCAGTAGAATTGAATAATTAA